One region of Collinsella aerofaciens ATCC 25986 genomic DNA includes:
- a CDS encoding glycosyltransferase translates to MTTPKISVVVPIYKVEECLTWCLDSLLAQDMPDWEGVLVNDGSPDGSRDIAAAYCEKDARFTLVDKENGGLSSARNAGIAASTAPIVAFLDSDDRFTPDACRVIVDAFEREDCDVLTFGANPYPLEAGYPWLNYVLSPRDVSFEGYSSDLLFKEASRPFAWRTACKRDFLLGNGIVFDETVKYGEDQVFDFAVYGRSHKTALISNKLYDYRVARKGSLMDTMRYDDETRLLEHVKIYSAMLADWQRDGLDAQHADDLAYFLCDLVLYDALRLLGSDCGKVFAAVAAALNGSAVDNDAALAQCAPSVAAMVRAALIGKAPAARLCKKLMFDYDVLRFGRLGACKRMAANALGKREV, encoded by the coding sequence ATGACTACCCCCAAGATTTCCGTTGTCGTTCCCATCTATAAGGTGGAGGAGTGCCTGACCTGGTGCCTGGACTCCCTGCTTGCGCAGGACATGCCCGATTGGGAAGGCGTGCTGGTCAACGATGGCTCGCCGGACGGTTCGCGCGATATTGCGGCTGCCTATTGCGAAAAGGACGCGCGCTTTACGTTGGTCGATAAAGAGAACGGGGGCCTGTCGAGCGCGCGCAATGCAGGCATCGCCGCGTCCACGGCGCCTATTGTCGCGTTCTTGGATTCCGACGACCGCTTTACGCCCGATGCATGCCGCGTGATCGTCGATGCCTTTGAGCGCGAGGACTGCGACGTGTTGACCTTTGGCGCGAACCCGTATCCGCTGGAGGCGGGGTATCCGTGGCTTAACTATGTGCTTAGCCCGCGCGATGTGTCGTTTGAGGGCTATAGCTCCGACCTGCTGTTTAAGGAAGCGTCTCGTCCCTTTGCATGGCGCACCGCCTGCAAGCGCGACTTCTTGCTGGGCAACGGGATCGTGTTCGACGAAACCGTTAAGTATGGCGAGGACCAGGTCTTCGACTTTGCCGTGTACGGTCGTTCGCACAAGACCGCGCTTATCTCGAACAAGTTGTACGACTATCGCGTGGCTCGCAAGGGTTCGCTCATGGACACCATGCGCTACGACGACGAGACACGTCTGCTGGAGCACGTGAAGATTTACTCCGCTATGCTGGCTGACTGGCAGCGCGACGGTCTCGACGCACAGCATGCTGATGACCTGGCGTACTTCCTGTGTGATCTGGTGCTGTACGATGCGCTGAGGTTGCTGGGTTCGGACTGCGGCAAAGTGTTTGCTGCCGTTGCCGCGGCGCTTAACGGTTCTGCCGTGGACAACGATGCTGCGCTCGCACAATGTGCTCCTTCGGTTGCCGCCATGGTGCGCGCGGCACTTATCGGTAAGGCCCCTGCTGCTCGTTTGTGCAAAAAGCTCATGTTCGATTACGACGTCTTGAGGTTTGGGCGCCTGGGTGCCTGCAAACGCATGGCAGCGAACGCCCTGGGAAAGCGAGAAGTGTAG
- a CDS encoding glycosyltransferase family 2 protein yields MQNSDTPKVSLLVPICNVERYLCECLDSAVAQTLKDIEIICINDGSTDSSPDIIREYMERDPRVKMIDKANSGYGDSMNRGLEMARGEYVGILESDDFMFEDSLQKLVAKADAEHADVVKGDFYLYWSAPSERRELFGIIDEHMTGAAYRPVDRPGIFYRKPSIWSAIYRREFLNDNQIRFLPTPGASYQDAGFNFKVWACAERAAFIADPILCYRQDNEKSSVNSPNKVFCVCDEYAEMQRFLDERPELKVQLQGILMRMKVDTYRWNDERLVDELREQFWEKASPELKADWDAGRFDLSLFDPRGETDLRLMVKSPRAYIDSRFDFKKPGKLNTFKHYFKIGGLPLVWRVLTYQRTYGDNPHPDDVPAAQ; encoded by the coding sequence TTGCAGAACTCTGATACCCCTAAAGTTTCGCTGCTTGTCCCCATTTGCAATGTCGAACGCTACCTGTGCGAGTGCCTCGATTCCGCCGTGGCGCAGACGCTTAAGGACATCGAGATCATCTGTATCAATGACGGTTCCACCGATAGCTCGCCGGATATCATCCGCGAGTACATGGAGCGCGACCCCCGTGTGAAGATGATCGACAAGGCCAACAGCGGCTACGGTGACTCGATGAACCGCGGCCTGGAGATGGCGCGCGGCGAGTACGTGGGCATCCTTGAGTCCGACGACTTTATGTTTGAGGATTCGCTCCAAAAGCTGGTTGCCAAGGCCGATGCTGAGCATGCCGATGTGGTAAAGGGCGACTTTTACCTGTATTGGTCCGCGCCCAGTGAGCGCCGTGAGCTGTTTGGGATTATCGATGAGCATATGACGGGCGCCGCGTATCGCCCCGTCGATCGCCCTGGCATCTTCTACCGCAAACCTTCCATTTGGTCTGCCATCTATCGGCGCGAGTTCCTCAACGACAATCAGATTCGGTTCCTTCCCACGCCGGGCGCCTCGTATCAGGACGCAGGCTTTAACTTTAAGGTCTGGGCGTGCGCCGAGCGTGCCGCGTTTATTGCGGACCCCATCCTGTGCTATCGCCAGGACAATGAGAAGAGCTCTGTTAATTCGCCCAACAAGGTGTTTTGCGTGTGCGACGAATATGCCGAGATGCAACGTTTTTTGGATGAACGTCCCGAGCTCAAGGTTCAGCTCCAGGGCATTTTAATGCGCATGAAGGTCGATACGTATCGCTGGAATGACGAGCGTCTGGTCGATGAGCTGCGCGAGCAGTTTTGGGAGAAGGCTTCGCCCGAGCTCAAGGCCGATTGGGATGCCGGTCGCTTTGATCTGTCGCTGTTCGATCCGCGCGGCGAGACCGACTTGCGCCTGATGGTCAAGTCGCCCCGTGCTTATATCGATTCGCGCTTTGACTTTAAGAAGCCCGGCAAGCTCAATACGTTTAAGCACTACTTTAAGATTGGCGGCCTGCCGCTGGTCTGGCGCGTGCTGACGTATCAGCGCACCTACGGCGATAATCCGCATCCCGATGACGTGCCGGCCGCACAGTAG
- a CDS encoding glycosyltransferase family 2 protein, protein MGEASTPKATIVVPVYNSARSIQRCLDSLLAQSERSIQVVCVNDGSTDDSLSVLHQMAQTDGRVLVIDQKNEGVSCARNAGIDAAEGETVFFVDADDYIDAQTVERVLHVMESADAEAAVFGGVCEPADAAPKRVQQLMSPKAGTFGARDPQLLFHSNAQPYACRAAFSRELLNREGIRFAPGLALGEDVVFQFAAYALARKTVVMPDKFYHYVMESESATHEFNSAEARAKKLDAHMRMLEEVLEDWAAYGLLDLCPGELITWFLDLTVFDLARLDADDFHRVAARVNMDLATFLGTDWADMPAKGAVRRVAHKLVAATSGVSMADATLFYLSTRGLKACLERFI, encoded by the coding sequence ATGGGAGAGGCTTCGACCCCCAAAGCGACCATCGTCGTTCCCGTATACAACTCGGCACGCTCGATTCAGCGATGCCTCGACTCGCTGTTGGCACAGTCCGAGCGCTCGATTCAGGTCGTTTGTGTCAATGACGGATCGACTGATGATTCCCTGAGCGTCTTGCATCAAATGGCACAGACCGACGGACGTGTGCTGGTGATTGACCAGAAAAACGAGGGTGTCTCGTGCGCTCGAAACGCCGGCATCGATGCCGCCGAGGGCGAGACCGTCTTTTTTGTGGACGCCGACGATTACATCGATGCCCAGACGGTCGAGCGCGTGTTGCATGTCATGGAGTCTGCGGATGCCGAGGCCGCCGTTTTTGGCGGCGTCTGTGAACCTGCCGATGCTGCCCCCAAACGCGTCCAGCAACTCATGAGCCCCAAAGCTGGTACCTTCGGCGCCCGTGATCCCCAACTACTGTTCCATTCGAATGCGCAGCCCTATGCCTGCCGTGCGGCTTTTTCGCGCGAGCTGCTCAATCGCGAAGGCATTCGCTTCGCCCCCGGTTTGGCTTTGGGCGAGGACGTCGTCTTCCAATTTGCGGCTTATGCGCTTGCCCGCAAGACCGTCGTCATGCCGGACAAGTTCTACCACTACGTGATGGAGAGTGAATCGGCGACGCACGAGTTCAACAGTGCCGAGGCTCGCGCCAAAAAGCTTGACGCCCACATGAGGATGCTCGAGGAGGTCTTGGAGGACTGGGCGGCCTACGGTCTTTTAGACCTGTGCCCCGGCGAGCTGATAACTTGGTTTTTGGACCTAACTGTGTTCGACCTGGCGCGCTTGGATGCCGATGACTTCCATCGCGTGGCGGCTCGCGTCAACATGGACCTCGCGACGTTTTTGGGAACGGACTGGGCAGATATGCCTGCTAAGGGCGCCGTTCGCCGTGTTGCCCACAAGCTCGTTGCGGCGACCTCGGGCGTTTCGATGGCAGACGCCACGCTGTTCTATCTTTCGACTCGCGGTCTCAAAGCCTGCCTGGAGCGCTTTATCTAA
- a CDS encoding glycosyltransferase family 2 protein: MSTNASGSPVLSLLIPIYNVERYLRECLDSAVTQTLKDIEIICINDGSTDSSPAIIREYMERDGRVKMIDKANSGYGDSMNRGLEMARGEYVGILESDDFMAPDALEKLVSAAEGCNADFAKANFDFYWSKPEERRSLHEMFKPKDCGKPVHPSDTTQFFKQKPSIWSAVYRRDFLERNGIKFLPTPGASFQDTSFAFKVIACADKAVYLHDAVLSYRQDNENSSVNSSAKVFCVNAEYAEIERWIREDYARNHASDDVARMLKFNQLIKYDSYMWNYVRLAPKFYKEFLVQMTKEFQASLDAGDFSLDDLKPWKRANLAAILKDPEAWVDEHPHFATDGALGRAKYYASVGGPGVVAAFLIESLRG, from the coding sequence TTGTCTACTAACGCCTCTGGCAGCCCTGTTCTGTCGCTGCTTATTCCCATTTACAATGTTGAGCGCTACCTGCGCGAGTGCCTCGATTCCGCCGTGACTCAGACGCTCAAGGACATCGAGATCATCTGCATTAACGACGGGTCGACCGACAGCTCGCCGGCGATTATCCGCGAGTATATGGAGCGCGATGGGCGCGTCAAGATGATCGACAAGGCCAACAGCGGCTACGGCGACTCGATGAACCGCGGCCTGGAGATGGCACGCGGCGAGTACGTGGGTATCTTGGAGTCCGATGACTTTATGGCGCCCGACGCGCTGGAGAAGCTTGTGTCGGCGGCCGAGGGCTGCAATGCCGACTTTGCGAAGGCGAACTTTGACTTCTACTGGTCCAAGCCCGAGGAGCGCCGCTCGCTGCACGAGATGTTTAAGCCCAAAGACTGCGGCAAACCGGTGCACCCAAGCGACACGACACAGTTCTTTAAGCAAAAGCCCTCGATTTGGTCGGCCGTCTACCGTCGCGATTTTCTTGAGCGCAACGGCATCAAGTTCTTGCCGACCCCGGGTGCCTCTTTCCAGGACACGTCGTTTGCCTTTAAGGTGATCGCGTGCGCCGACAAGGCCGTTTACCTGCACGATGCCGTACTTTCGTATCGCCAGGACAACGAGAACTCCTCGGTCAATTCTTCGGCCAAGGTCTTTTGCGTCAATGCCGAATATGCCGAGATCGAGCGCTGGATCCGAGAGGATTACGCTCGCAATCACGCAAGTGATGACGTCGCGCGCATGCTCAAGTTCAATCAACTTATTAAGTACGATTCGTACATGTGGAACTACGTGCGCCTGGCGCCTAAGTTCTATAAAGAGTTCCTGGTCCAGATGACCAAGGAGTTCCAGGCCTCCTTGGACGCAGGAGACTTTTCGCTGGACGACCTTAAGCCGTGGAAGCGCGCGAATCTTGCTGCGATCCTCAAAGACCCTGAAGCTTGGGTGGACGAGCACCCGCACTTTGCGACGGACGGCGCCCTGGGACGCGCCAAATACTACGCCTCGGTTGGAGGCCCAGGCGTGGTCGCCGCCTTCCTCATCGAATCGCTGAGGGGGTAG
- a CDS encoding glycosyltransferase translates to MPSTLPAPIDKLAIVVVTYKRQELLANLFDSMTELTATPWRIVIVDNENSRETEAMCTAFNERLANLWGIDTEQPDAQGGTDRVIYAPQLENGGGAGGFSAGTKCAYDLGAQWFWVMDDDVLVIPEGIERLAKWTDRYDVIQGSRLDFDGGAFFWQYQLILSLGIPNPVAKWDLGPEGYRTMNQLCFEGGMFSRRVVDKIGLPDARFFIYGDDACYGYVASQHFPAAVVADVVLKRARAVSNWDIAGKRQLNSTSDTNRYYIMRNRGYLARYMQIYGDYHPMLFRLGNVATFCKEFIRLAAVDKCFKTGIPALRRGMKDARKIIKDPNWKPMPPMKDTE, encoded by the coding sequence ATGCCTTCAACCCTCCCCGCTCCCATCGATAAGCTCGCCATCGTCGTCGTTACGTACAAGCGCCAGGAACTCCTGGCCAACTTGTTCGACTCCATGACCGAGCTCACGGCAACGCCCTGGCGCATCGTGATTGTCGATAACGAGAATTCGCGCGAGACCGAGGCCATGTGCACCGCATTCAACGAGCGCTTGGCCAACCTGTGGGGCATCGACACCGAGCAGCCCGACGCGCAGGGCGGCACCGACCGCGTCATCTACGCACCGCAGCTCGAAAACGGCGGCGGTGCGGGCGGCTTCTCCGCCGGCACTAAATGCGCCTACGACCTGGGCGCCCAGTGGTTCTGGGTGATGGACGACGACGTGCTCGTCATCCCCGAAGGCATCGAGCGCTTGGCCAAGTGGACCGACCGCTACGATGTCATCCAGGGTTCGCGCCTGGACTTCGACGGCGGCGCGTTCTTTTGGCAGTACCAACTGATCCTTTCGCTCGGCATTCCAAACCCTGTCGCCAAGTGGGATCTGGGTCCCGAGGGCTACCGCACCATGAACCAGCTGTGCTTTGAGGGCGGCATGTTCTCGCGCCGCGTGGTCGACAAGATTGGCCTGCCCGACGCGCGCTTCTTTATCTACGGCGACGATGCCTGCTATGGCTACGTGGCCAGCCAGCACTTCCCCGCCGCCGTTGTTGCCGACGTGGTTCTCAAGCGCGCCCGCGCTGTCTCTAACTGGGATATCGCCGGCAAGCGCCAGCTCAACTCTACGAGCGACACCAACCGTTACTACATCATGCGCAACCGCGGCTATCTGGCCCGCTACATGCAGATTTACGGCGACTATCACCCCATGCTGTTCCGTCTGGGCAACGTCGCGACCTTCTGCAAGGAGTTCATTCGCCTGGCCGCGGTCGACAAGTGCTTTAAGACCGGTATTCCGGCGCTGCGCCGTGGCATGAAGGACGCCCGCAAGATCATCAAGGACCCCAACTGGAAGCCCATGCCGCCCATGAAGGACACCGAGTAA
- a CDS encoding AAA family ATPase gives MSEQANNGCADGFGVRLIGCADDAALPIGVHDYAEALGCCMLVDKTMFIADVLDCDASVVVCCRPEGFGKSMNLSMLGAFLERPAVGRSGQRLFADAQIWDADGGRYRDEHACYPVISLDFSGAARRGPAVASVVRDALSGECARWLALLEAPDLARDKVRHIERVARGVASTDEVDSVLGVLIELLEMACDEQVVLLVDGYDVAWSRRASARDASDADPAGLFDRVLFDAIATARDSLRLTCLMGERPGPAEAALSLHGCSYCLTTPLSTWCDRWFGFSDAEVQALLNHAGREEYLDDAREWLEGYRFGRAYCSSPERVIGFLDRGCTAPVRADLYGYADCLSRVVVGWNLDRLSVLFDLLEAHGCAEVPLCLGTAEPDVSPDDGLWTALYLSGFLTTDMTEEPEHGDRLRSLRLPNNELRQALRLVIVEWFECAAEDIRDVDAFRDGLCHGNEDTVRRALSRILGDAGIGATDPDTPLPYHLLLQGLCFGLPGYANPASRRKCGADRWDIQVFPTGAVLDVADTIGMLGERPLITINLMYDPDVDALGLELLAVQALLDIERDGIDEIRVPRPGVGRMRWGFGFDGQHVATVCQRL, from the coding sequence GTGTCTGAACAGGCAAATAATGGTTGTGCTGACGGCTTTGGCGTGCGTTTGATCGGCTGTGCCGACGATGCGGCTTTGCCCATTGGCGTGCACGACTATGCGGAGGCTCTTGGTTGCTGCATGCTGGTTGACAAGACCATGTTTATTGCCGATGTGTTGGACTGCGACGCGTCCGTTGTGGTGTGCTGTCGACCCGAGGGTTTTGGCAAGAGCATGAACTTGTCGATGCTCGGGGCTTTTCTGGAGCGTCCAGCGGTCGGTCGCTCTGGTCAGCGTTTGTTTGCCGATGCTCAGATTTGGGATGCGGACGGCGGGCGCTATCGGGATGAGCATGCTTGCTATCCGGTGATATCGCTGGACTTTTCTGGCGCTGCGAGGCGTGGCCCCGCTGTTGCCAGCGTCGTGCGCGACGCCCTTTCGGGCGAGTGCGCTCGCTGGTTGGCGCTCTTGGAGGCTCCGGATTTAGCTCGAGATAAGGTGCGTCACATCGAACGCGTCGCGCGTGGCGTGGCGAGCACAGACGAGGTTGACTCGGTGCTCGGTGTGCTCATTGAGCTGCTGGAGATGGCCTGCGATGAGCAGGTTGTATTGCTCGTTGATGGGTACGATGTGGCGTGGTCTCGCCGTGCGAGCGCGAGGGACGCTTCCGACGCCGATCCGGCAGGGCTATTCGATCGCGTGCTGTTCGACGCCATTGCCACTGCGCGCGATTCGTTGCGGCTGACGTGTTTGATGGGGGAGCGTCCCGGCCCTGCCGAAGCGGCGCTTTCTTTGCATGGCTGCTCGTATTGTCTGACGACGCCGCTTTCGACCTGGTGTGACCGTTGGTTCGGCTTTTCGGATGCCGAGGTCCAGGCTCTTTTGAATCATGCTGGGCGCGAGGAATACCTGGATGATGCGCGTGAATGGCTCGAGGGGTATCGGTTTGGCAGGGCCTATTGCTCGAGTCCAGAGCGTGTGATTGGGTTTTTGGACCGAGGCTGCACGGCGCCTGTGCGTGCCGATCTGTATGGATATGCCGATTGCCTGAGTAGGGTAGTTGTCGGGTGGAATCTCGACCGCCTTTCGGTCTTGTTTGATTTGCTCGAGGCCCATGGGTGCGCTGAGGTCCCGCTTTGTTTGGGCACTGCAGAGCCAGATGTCTCGCCTGATGATGGTCTGTGGACGGCGCTGTATCTGTCAGGTTTTCTCACGACGGATATGACTGAGGAGCCAGAGCATGGCGATCGACTCCGTTCTTTGCGATTGCCCAATAACGAGCTTCGTCAGGCCTTGCGTCTAGTGATTGTTGAGTGGTTTGAGTGCGCTGCAGAAGACATTCGAGACGTCGATGCGTTCCGCGACGGGCTGTGCCATGGGAACGAGGACACCGTGAGGCGGGCGCTAAGCCGCATCTTGGGAGATGCGGGAATCGGTGCGACCGACCCAGATACACCGCTGCCATATCACCTACTCTTGCAAGGACTCTGCTTTGGATTGCCGGGCTATGCCAATCCTGCCTCGAGGCGAAAGTGTGGCGCGGATCGCTGGGACATCCAGGTTTTTCCTACGGGCGCCGTGTTGGACGTGGCAGATACGATTGGCATGCTGGGTGAGCGCCCGCTGATAACGATTAACTTGATGTATGACCCCGATGTGGATGCGCTGGGCCTGGAATTGCTGGCCGTGCAGGCGCTACTCGACATAGAGCGCGACGGCATCGACGAAATCCGTGTACCGCGCCCCGGCGTGGGTCGCATGCGCTGGGGGTTCGGTTTTGATGGGCAGCATGTGGCTACGGTGTGCCAGCGGCTTTAA
- a CDS encoding HI0074 family nucleotidyltransferase substrate-binding subunit, whose protein sequence is MKKYENFVSALANLEDAPNQDLNNDFVQSGLINKFNLQFELSWKLLKRLLEYEGATLAASGSPRAIVKESYRFYDFIDEAAWLDMLRDRNTNVHIYDNKLAQDLIQRILNVYIPAFCQLRDGLMERYGELLMAPDDQFV, encoded by the coding sequence ATGAAAAAATATGAGAACTTTGTTAGCGCCTTGGCGAATCTTGAGGATGCGCCCAATCAGGATCTCAACAATGATTTTGTTCAGAGTGGATTGATTAATAAGTTCAATCTTCAATTTGAACTGAGCTGGAAGCTCCTTAAGCGTCTGCTCGAGTATGAGGGCGCCACGCTTGCCGCGTCGGGGTCTCCTCGTGCCATCGTGAAGGAGTCGTACCGATTCTACGACTTTATTGATGAGGCGGCCTGGCTAGACATGCTCAGAGACCGCAATACGAACGTCCATATCTACGACAACAAGCTCGCTCAAGATTTGATTCAGCGCATCTTGAACGTCTATATCCCCGCTTTCTGTCAGTTGAGGGACGGGCTGATGGAGCGATACGGCGAGCTTCTGATGGCGCCCGACGACCAGTTTGTTTAA
- a CDS encoding nucleotidyltransferase family protein gives MASLDKVYKQIEVFARECDAEKVVLFGSRARGDNLPKSDIDIAVAGCRDFGRFSYLIEEHLDTLLDVDVVNLDESLSQQLLDEIARDGVILYEKI, from the coding sequence ATGGCATCTCTCGACAAGGTGTACAAGCAAATCGAAGTTTTTGCTCGGGAATGTGACGCCGAGAAGGTCGTGTTGTTTGGTTCTCGTGCTCGAGGCGACAACTTGCCCAAGAGCGATATTGACATCGCCGTAGCAGGTTGCCGGGATTTCGGCCGTTTCTCATATTTGATCGAGGAACATCTTGATACTCTTTTAGATGTAGATGTCGTCAATCTCGACGAGTCCCTCTCGCAGCAATTGCTCGATGAGATTGCCAGGGATGGTGTGATTCTGTATGAAAAAATATGA
- a CDS encoding RrF2 family transcriptional regulator produces the protein MLISSKGRYALRLMIYIAALGDAEDKIALREVADREHISQKYLEQLVRPLMKAGLLRSVRGKGGGYMMAKDPAEVRAGDILRAVEGSTAPVACDGIDNSCTRSDLCSTVKFWRGLDDVIEKYVDGVTLADLAAVPEINFDIKL, from the coding sequence ATGCTCATTTCTTCTAAGGGCCGCTATGCCCTCCGTCTGATGATCTATATCGCAGCGCTTGGTGACGCCGAGGACAAGATTGCCCTTCGCGAGGTCGCTGACCGCGAGCATATTTCACAAAAGTATTTGGAGCAGCTGGTTCGTCCGCTCATGAAGGCGGGCCTGCTTAGGAGCGTGCGCGGTAAGGGCGGCGGCTACATGATGGCGAAGGACCCGGCCGAGGTGCGCGCCGGCGACATCCTGCGTGCCGTCGAGGGCAGCACGGCTCCGGTGGCGTGCGATGGCATCGACAACAGCTGCACCCGCAGCGATTTGTGCTCGACCGTCAAGTTCTGGCGCGGTTTGGACGACGTGATCGAAAAGTACGTCGACGGCGTGACGTTGGCCGACCTGGCCGCCGTCCCCGAAATCAACTTTGACATTAAGCTGTAG
- the sufC gene encoding Fe-S cluster assembly ATPase SufC, producing MSANPLLSIEGLTASVDEKTILHNVNLNVAAGETHVLMGPNGAGKSTLGHLVMGDPVYTVNDGRIVFDGQDITELTTDKRSRAGLFLSFQAPVEIPGVPLSSFLRASIAGRPGLEMKGKEFRRRVKELAAELNMDTAYLNRELGVGFSGGEKKKVEMLQLLLLQPKLAILDETDSGLDVDALSTVSHGMDAYRKSCDGSMLIITHNTRILEHLDVDRVHVMVKGHIVREDDASLIPWIDKNGFETFEREAAEQRAQAEAAAAEQQA from the coding sequence ATGAGCGCAAATCCGCTGCTTTCCATCGAAGGTCTGACCGCCTCCGTGGACGAGAAGACCATCCTCCACAACGTCAACCTCAACGTCGCCGCCGGCGAGACCCACGTTCTGATGGGACCCAACGGCGCCGGCAAGTCCACCCTCGGCCACCTGGTCATGGGCGACCCCGTTTACACGGTCAACGACGGCCGCATCGTCTTTGACGGCCAGGACATCACTGAACTCACCACCGACAAGCGCTCGCGCGCCGGCCTGTTCCTGAGCTTCCAGGCCCCGGTCGAGATTCCGGGCGTGCCGCTGTCGAGCTTTTTGCGCGCCAGCATCGCCGGCCGCCCCGGCCTGGAGATGAAGGGCAAGGAGTTCCGCCGTCGCGTCAAGGAGCTCGCGGCAGAGCTCAACATGGATACCGCCTACCTCAACCGCGAGCTGGGCGTGGGCTTCTCGGGCGGCGAGAAGAAGAAGGTCGAGATGCTCCAGCTCCTGTTGCTGCAGCCCAAGCTCGCCATCCTCGACGAGACCGACTCGGGCCTAGACGTCGACGCCCTGTCCACCGTCAGCCACGGCATGGACGCCTACCGCAAGAGCTGCGACGGCTCCATGCTCATCATCACACACAACACGCGCATCTTGGAGCACCTGGATGTCGACCGCGTCCACGTTATGGTCAAGGGCCACATCGTGCGCGAGGACGACGCCTCGCTCATCCCCTGGATCGACAAGAACGGTTTTGAGACCTTCGAGCGCGAGGCCGCCGAGCAGCGCGCCCAGGCCGAGGCCGCCGCTGCCGAGCAGCAGGCGTAA
- the sufB gene encoding Fe-S cluster assembly protein SufB: protein MTKNRTEVADIDRSLYDFTYGEEGFERLDAGITPDIVREISAKKDEPQWMLDLRLKSLEIFNRFPDPTWGPSIEGLDMDNIVTYVKPNTEQKHDWESVPDDIKNTFERLGIPEAERSYLAGVGAQYDSELVYHNMQDTASKMGIVYSGIEEALHDPQWEPLIHEKFMTLIPPTDHKFAALHGAVWSGGSFVYVPKGTKLDFPLQSYFRLNAKGAGQFEHTLIIVEDDADLHFIEGCSAPKYNVANLHAGAVELFVGKRAHLRYSTIENWSKNMYNLNTKRARVDEDGDIEWISGSFGSHVGYLYPMSVLNGRRARSSFTGITFAGAGQNLDTGCKVVLNAPDTSATVETKGISKSGGIQTFRSSIVATPKAEGSKATVSCQSLMLDDQSRSDTIPAMDIRAKNVDIGHEATIGRIGDDKVFYLMSRGISEEEARTMIVNGFANPVSKELPLEYAVEMNNLIKLEMEGAIG from the coding sequence ATGACCAAGAACCGCACCGAGGTCGCGGACATCGACCGCAGCCTCTACGACTTCACCTATGGCGAGGAGGGATTCGAGCGCCTCGACGCCGGCATCACGCCCGACATCGTGCGCGAGATTAGCGCCAAAAAGGACGAGCCGCAGTGGATGCTCGACCTGCGCTTAAAGTCCCTCGAGATCTTCAACCGTTTTCCCGACCCGACGTGGGGCCCCTCCATCGAGGGCCTGGACATGGACAACATCGTCACCTACGTCAAGCCCAACACCGAACAAAAGCACGACTGGGAGTCGGTGCCCGACGACATCAAGAATACCTTTGAGCGCCTGGGCATCCCCGAGGCCGAGCGCAGCTACCTGGCGGGCGTCGGCGCGCAGTACGACTCCGAGCTCGTCTACCACAACATGCAGGACACGGCGTCCAAGATGGGCATCGTCTACTCCGGTATTGAGGAAGCCCTGCATGACCCGCAGTGGGAGCCGCTCATCCACGAGAAGTTTATGACGCTCATCCCGCCCACCGACCACAAGTTTGCGGCCCTGCACGGCGCCGTGTGGTCGGGCGGCTCGTTTGTCTACGTGCCCAAGGGCACCAAGCTCGATTTTCCGCTGCAGAGCTACTTCCGCCTCAACGCCAAGGGCGCCGGTCAGTTTGAGCACACGCTCATCATCGTCGAGGACGATGCCGACCTGCACTTTATCGAGGGTTGCTCCGCGCCCAAGTACAACGTGGCCAACCTCCACGCCGGCGCTGTGGAGCTTTTTGTGGGCAAACGCGCACACCTGCGCTACTCGACCATCGAGAACTGGTCCAAGAACATGTACAACCTCAACACCAAGCGTGCGCGCGTGGACGAGGACGGCGACATCGAGTGGATCAGTGGCTCCTTCGGCAGCCACGTGGGCTACCTCTACCCCATGAGCGTGCTCAACGGCCGCCGCGCCCGGTCGAGCTTTACCGGCATCACCTTTGCCGGCGCCGGTCAGAACCTCGATACCGGCTGCAAGGTCGTGCTCAACGCACCCGATACCTCGGCAACCGTCGAGACCAAGGGCATCTCTAAGAGCGGCGGTATCCAGACCTTCCGCAGCTCTATCGTTGCCACGCCCAAGGCCGAGGGCTCCAAGGCAACCGTGAGCTGTCAGTCGCTGATGCTCGACGACCAAAGCCGCTCCGACACTATTCCGGCCATGGACATCCGCGCCAAGAACGTCGACATCGGCCACGAGGCCACCATCGGCCGCATCGGCGACGATAAGGTGTTCTACCTGATGAGCCGCGGTATCTCGGAGGAAGAAGCCCGTACCATGATCGTCAACGGCTTTGCCAACCCGGTCTCCAAGGAGCTGCCGCTGGAGTACGCCGTCGAGATGAACAACCTGATCAAGCTCGAGATGGAAGGAGCGATCGGATAA